From Aristaeella lactis, the proteins below share one genomic window:
- the secY gene encoding preprotein translocase subunit SecY, with product MIESIRKMWKIGELRKKILYTFFMLVLFRLVGVIPAPGVDAVKVMEAMKQNASTLPLLELVNMMTGNNFEQMTLMAMGITPYINASIIMQLLTIAIPALERLSKEEDGRQKINRITRYVTIGLAALQAIGLVRSLGFIKAGWLNYVLVGVSMAGGTALAMWIGERITEKGIGNGISLLIFAGIISNIFNGIVKNFRTASTTGLTSAWINLVVVLATCILMTVVVTFVELGERRIPLQIAKQVKGRRVYGGQNTHMGLKVVSVGVLPLIFAYSFLAFPGTIAQLIDKNSGFAKWCEQNLSNNNGISYVYLILSSLLIIAFTFFYSSISFDPKQQAEQLQQQGAVIPGQRGKNIRQYLQNIMNRLNLFAAFFLAILAAIPTLLMKWAGVTNIPFAASSILIAVSVALETVRTIQGEMSVRGIDMDMDGFM from the coding sequence ATGATCGAAAGCATCCGTAAAATGTGGAAGATCGGGGAACTCCGCAAGAAGATCCTCTACACCTTCTTTATGCTCGTGCTTTTCCGTCTTGTCGGTGTCATTCCAGCACCCGGTGTGGATGCAGTGAAGGTTATGGAAGCTATGAAGCAGAATGCCTCCACCCTGCCGCTGCTGGAGCTGGTCAACATGATGACCGGTAACAATTTTGAACAGATGACCCTGATGGCTATGGGTATCACGCCCTACATCAACGCCAGCATTATTATGCAGCTGCTGACCATTGCCATTCCCGCCCTCGAGCGGCTGAGCAAGGAAGAAGACGGCCGCCAGAAGATCAACCGGATCACCCGGTATGTGACGATCGGCCTGGCTGCACTGCAGGCGATCGGTCTGGTCCGCAGCCTTGGCTTCATCAAGGCTGGCTGGCTGAACTACGTACTGGTCGGCGTCAGCATGGCCGGTGGTACCGCCCTGGCGATGTGGATCGGTGAGCGGATTACCGAAAAGGGAATCGGAAACGGCATCAGCCTTCTGATCTTTGCCGGTATCATCTCCAATATCTTCAACGGTATTGTGAAGAACTTCCGTACCGCTTCCACCACCGGACTGACTTCCGCATGGATCAATCTGGTTGTGGTGCTTGCCACCTGCATCCTGATGACTGTCGTCGTAACCTTTGTTGAACTGGGCGAGCGCAGGATTCCCCTGCAGATCGCCAAGCAGGTGAAGGGCCGCCGCGTTTACGGCGGACAGAACACCCACATGGGCCTGAAAGTGGTCTCCGTCGGCGTTCTTCCCCTGATCTTTGCTTACTCCTTCCTGGCATTCCCGGGAACGATTGCCCAGCTGATTGACAAGAACAGCGGCTTTGCCAAGTGGTGTGAACAGAACCTGAGCAATAACAACGGAATCAGCTATGTTTACCTGATCCTGTCCTCCCTGCTCATCATTGCTTTCACCTTCTTCTATTCTTCCATCAGCTTCGATCCCAAACAGCAGGCTGAACAGCTGCAGCAGCAGGGTGCTGTTATCCCCGGACAGCGGGGCAAGAACATCCGGCAGTATCTGCAGAACATCATGAACCGCCTGAACCTGTTTGCGGCTTTCTTCCTGGCTATTCTGGCCGCTATCCCCACGCTTCTGATGAAGTGGGCCGGCGTGACGAATATCCCCTTTGCTGCCAGCTCCATCCTGATCGCTGTGAGCGTCGCTCTCGAAACCGTCCGGACTATCCAGGGCGAGATGAGCGTCCGCGGCATCGACATGGATATGGATGGATTTATGTAA
- a CDS encoding KOW domain-containing RNA-binding protein, producing the protein MKEPFSFEPGRVVESAQGRDKGHCFLILENAAEGIVMIADGLHHKLGNPKKKKTKHLRAKPVLLDLKALRPEGGALQDSDLRRALEVNGFAEKRSLREGD; encoded by the coding sequence ATGAAGGAACCTTTCAGCTTTGAACCCGGCAGGGTAGTGGAAAGCGCGCAGGGAAGGGATAAGGGACACTGCTTCCTGATCCTGGAGAACGCGGCCGAAGGCATCGTCATGATCGCCGACGGACTCCACCACAAGCTGGGAAACCCGAAGAAGAAAAAGACGAAACATCTGCGCGCAAAACCGGTGCTGCTGGACCTGAAGGCTTTGCGGCCGGAAGGCGGAGCGCTGCAGGACAGTGACCTGAGAAGGGCGCTGGAAGTAAACGGTTTTGCCGAGAAACGCTCGCTGCGAGAGGGGGACTGA
- the map gene encoding type I methionyl aminopeptidase, with amino-acid sequence MISLKNPNQIAKMREAGKILREVEDEVRLAIKPGVTTAELDILAERLIRKNHAIPSSLHYEGYPCSICASINDEVVHGIPSDRRVLKDGDIISVDCTLLLDGWQADSAFTAGVGTISAEAEKLIRVTEECFWKAARQCIAGNRLGDVGHAVQAHAEANGFTPIREFTGHGIGREMHEDPAVYNFGEPGHGMRLRKGMVIAVEPMIAAGNWRLTIDDDGWCARTADHSLTSHYEHTIAITEEGLPEILTLPGFTWEE; translated from the coding sequence ATGATCAGCCTGAAGAATCCGAATCAGATCGCAAAGATGCGCGAAGCAGGGAAAATCCTTCGTGAGGTGGAGGATGAAGTCCGCCTGGCAATCAAGCCGGGCGTGACAACCGCGGAGCTGGATATCCTGGCCGAAAGGCTGATCCGGAAAAACCACGCGATCCCTTCCTCCCTTCATTACGAAGGATATCCCTGCAGCATCTGCGCGAGTATCAATGATGAGGTTGTGCACGGTATTCCCAGTGACCGCAGGGTACTGAAAGATGGAGACATCATTTCAGTTGACTGCACACTGCTGCTGGACGGCTGGCAGGCAGACTCCGCTTTTACAGCGGGTGTCGGAACGATCAGCGCGGAAGCGGAGAAGCTGATCCGGGTAACCGAGGAATGCTTCTGGAAAGCGGCCAGGCAGTGCATTGCCGGCAACCGGCTGGGTGATGTGGGCCACGCGGTCCAGGCCCATGCCGAAGCAAACGGGTTCACACCGATCCGGGAATTTACCGGACACGGTATCGGCAGGGAGATGCATGAAGATCCCGCCGTATACAACTTTGGTGAACCCGGTCATGGAATGAGACTTCGCAAGGGCATGGTCATTGCGGTCGAACCCATGATTGCCGCAGGCAACTGGCGGCTGACGATCGATGATGACGGCTGGTGCGCACGCACCGCTGATCACAGTTTGACGTCACATTACGAGCACACCATTGCCATCACGGAAGAAGGGCTTCCGGAAATCCTGACCCTTCCCGGCTTTACCTGGGAGGAATAA
- a CDS encoding adenylate kinase, which yields MNIIFLGPPGAGKGTQAQRICDALKIPQISTGDILRRAIKEGTETGIKAKSFIDAGKLVPDEVIIDIVKERLAMDDCKDGYILDGFPRTVPQAEALSTFATIDSVIELAVDDQVLVDRLSGRRVCLKCGATYHVSMLNGKTTCDKCGEELIQRNDDKAETVLSRLEVYHAQTAPLINYYGQKGLLKTIPGDQGIDGIFTAIMNALGAKA from the coding sequence ATGAACATTATCTTCTTAGGGCCTCCAGGGGCCGGTAAGGGCACACAGGCGCAGCGCATCTGCGACGCGCTGAAGATTCCGCAGATCTCCACCGGTGATATTCTCCGGCGGGCGATCAAGGAAGGTACAGAAACCGGTATCAAGGCGAAGAGTTTTATCGACGCCGGCAAACTGGTTCCGGACGAAGTTATCATTGACATCGTCAAGGAACGCCTTGCCATGGATGACTGCAAAGACGGTTATATCCTGGACGGCTTCCCGCGTACCGTTCCCCAGGCGGAAGCCCTGAGCACCTTCGCTACCATCGACAGCGTTATTGAGCTGGCGGTTGATGACCAGGTGCTGGTAGACCGGCTGAGCGGACGCCGGGTGTGCCTGAAGTGCGGCGCTACCTATCACGTCAGCATGCTGAACGGTAAAACCACCTGCGACAAATGCGGTGAGGAACTGATCCAGCGGAACGACGATAAGGCCGAGACCGTACTGAGCCGCCTGGAAGTGTATCATGCCCAGACAGCCCCGCTGATCAATTATTACGGACAGAAGGGCCTGCTCAAAACGATCCCCGGAGATCAGGGCATTGATGGTATCTTTACAGCGATCATGAACGCTTTAGGAGCAAAGGCATGA